A single window of Paroedura picta isolate Pp20150507F chromosome 8, Ppicta_v3.0, whole genome shotgun sequence DNA harbors:
- the ADIPOQ gene encoding adiponectin: MKWMSSFLFCSLLLLMQVCSYHEVSANEDPQTPGQSCANWLGGAPGHPGHNGSPGRDGRDGQNGQKGDKGEQGTPGAKGDSGNTGESGPVGHIGIPGPPGFRGQKGEKGESASSYRSAFSVGLTTRVPHPNIPIKFSKILYNEQNHYDPTTGKFRCSIPGMYYFAYHLTVYLADVKVSLFKSGKPVIITYDQYQKNNVDQASGSVLLHVETGEEVWLQVYGEEENNGIYADNINDSTFMGFLVYPDLVYEH; this comes from the exons ATGAAATGGATGTCCAGTTTCCTCTTTTGCTCACTGTTGCTGCTGATGCAAGTTTGCTCTTACCATGAAGTCAGTGCCAACGAAGACCCCCAGACACCTGGACAATCTTGTGCAAACTGGTTGGGAGGAGCACCAGGCCATCCTGGTCACAATGGAAGTCCAGGAAGAGATGGAAGAGATGGGCAAAATGGCCAAAAAGGAGATAAAGGAGAGCAAG GTACTCCTGGTGCCAAAGGGGACAGTGGAAATACAGGCGAATCTGGTCCTGTTGGCCATATAGGTATTCCAGGTCCCCCAGGATTTCGAggacagaaaggggaaaagggtgAAAGTGCCTCCAGTTATCGATCTGCCTTCAGTGTTGGTCTCACAACCAGAGTCCCTCATCCCAATATCCCTATCAAGTTTTCAAAGATCCTGTACAATGAGCAGAATCATTATGATCCGACAACAGGGAAATTCCGGTGCAGCATTCCAGGAATGTACTATTTTGCGTATCATCTCACTGTGTACCTAGCAGATGTGAAAGTGAGCTTGTTCAAGAGtggcaagccagtgatcatcacCTATGATCAGTATCAGAAAAACAACGTTGACCAGGCATCTGGTTCTGTTTTGCTTCATGTAGAAACTGGGGAAGAAGTTTGGCTTCAAGtatatggagaagaggagaacaatggTATCTATGCTGATAATATTAATGATTCTACTTTCATGGGATTCTTGGTCTACCCAGACTTAGTTTATGAACACTAG
- the OTOS gene encoding otospiralin yields MKLISVGIACVCMLANALTDARPIEDEDDPYREPAGMLYWPFSANDFWSYVEYFRTLGAYHRINEMARTFFAHQPLGNTLGYAVPYHEH; encoded by the exons ATGAAGTTAATCTCTGTGGGCATAGCTTGCGTCTGTATGTTGGCAAATGCACTGACAG ATGCCAGGCCTATTGAGGATGAAGACG ACCCTTACAGAGAACCTGCAGGCATGCTTTactggcctttctcagccaatGACTTCTGGTCATACGTGGAATACTTCCGGACCTTGGGAGCATACCACAGAATCAACGAGATGGCCAGAACCTTCTTTGCTCACCAGCCACTTGGAAATACTCTTGGATATGCTGTACCATATCATGAGCACTAA
- the COPS9 gene encoding COP9 signalosome complex subunit 9, with protein sequence MKPAVDEMFPEGAGPYVDLDEAGGSTGLLMDLAANEKAVHADFFNSFEDMFDDDDIQ encoded by the exons ATGAAGCCCGCGGTGGATGAGATGTTTCCCGAGGGCGCGGGTCCTTACGTGGACCTCGACGAG GCTGGAGGAAGTACAGGTCTATTAATGGATTTAGCAGCCAATGAAAAGGCAGTACATGCAGACTTCTTTAACA GTTTTGAAGAtatgtttgatgatgatgatatccagtGA